In Deinococcus aestuarii, a single genomic region encodes these proteins:
- a CDS encoding sugar ABC transporter ATP-binding protein, whose product MTIPLDPSSPALPGGLSVRGVGKRYGQNVVLDHIDLDVRPGEVVALLGENGAGKSTLSSIIAGLVRPDFGEMTWQGQPYAPTSPGDAIHHGVALIHQETKLLNDLSIAENVFLGHLPMRGGCIDRKTMEERAEVQLQRLGLNVPARRLVGSLRVAAKQQVEIAKALTLNARLLILDEPTAALGGEETDHLFAQIEALRAGGVSFIYISHRLEEIARIADRVAVLRDGRLVAQHDTAAVPVRVLVEQMVGRSVDRLFPALPAPRPEEVLRVEGLTSATGAFQDVSFEVRAGEIFGIAGIVGAGRTELVRAISGADPLKGGRVSLNGRALRLREPEDAIRAGVVLVPEDRKAQGVLLDGTIADNLTFANLDRLSRGGWVSPSRARAFAQRAIERLGVKGRIDDRAGSLSGGNQQKVVISKWISRDPRLFILDEPTRGIDVGARAAIYEVIADLAREGMAVIVVSSDLEEVLGLAHRVMVLARGRNMGVLDRSEASGVAVMELATA is encoded by the coding sequence ATGACCATCCCCCTCGACCCTTCCTCCCCGGCCCTCCCGGGTGGCCTCAGCGTGCGGGGCGTGGGCAAGCGCTACGGGCAGAACGTGGTGCTCGACCACATCGACCTCGACGTGCGCCCCGGCGAGGTGGTCGCGCTGCTGGGCGAGAACGGCGCGGGCAAGTCCACCCTGTCCTCGATCATCGCGGGGCTGGTGAGGCCCGACTTCGGCGAGATGACGTGGCAGGGCCAGCCCTACGCGCCCACTTCGCCCGGCGACGCCATCCACCACGGGGTCGCCCTGATCCACCAGGAGACCAAGCTGCTCAACGACCTCAGCATCGCCGAGAACGTGTTCCTGGGGCACCTCCCCATGCGGGGCGGGTGCATCGACCGCAAGACGATGGAGGAGCGGGCCGAAGTCCAGCTTCAACGTCTGGGCCTGAACGTCCCCGCCCGCCGCCTCGTGGGAAGTCTGCGGGTGGCGGCCAAGCAGCAGGTCGAGATCGCCAAGGCGCTGACCCTGAACGCGCGGCTGCTGATCCTCGACGAGCCCACCGCCGCGCTCGGGGGCGAGGAGACGGACCACCTCTTTGCCCAGATCGAGGCGCTCAGGGCGGGGGGCGTGTCCTTTATCTACATCAGCCACCGCCTGGAGGAGATCGCCCGCATCGCCGACCGGGTGGCCGTGCTGCGCGACGGTCGGCTGGTCGCCCAGCACGACACCGCCGCCGTGCCGGTGCGTGTGCTCGTCGAGCAGATGGTGGGCCGCTCCGTGGACCGCCTCTTCCCGGCCCTGCCCGCCCCGCGCCCCGAGGAGGTCTTGCGCGTCGAGGGGCTGACCTCGGCGACCGGGGCCTTTCAGGACGTGAGCTTCGAGGTCCGTGCCGGGGAGATCTTCGGCATCGCGGGCATCGTGGGGGCGGGGCGCACCGAACTCGTGCGGGCCATCTCGGGGGCGGACCCGCTGAAGGGCGGGCGGGTCAGTCTGAACGGGCGGGCGCTGCGCCTGCGGGAGCCGGAGGACGCCATCCGCGCGGGGGTGGTGCTCGTGCCGGAGGACCGCAAGGCCCAGGGGGTGCTCCTCGACGGGACCATCGCGGACAACCTGACCTTCGCCAACCTCGACCGCCTCTCCCGGGGCGGCTGGGTCTCGCCGTCGCGCGCGCGGGCCTTCGCCCAGCGGGCCATCGAGCGGCTGGGGGTCAAGGGCCGGATCGACGACCGGGCGGGAAGCCTCTCGGGCGGGAATCAGCAAAAAGTGGTGATCTCCAAATGGATCAGCCGCGACCCCAGGCTCTTCATCCTCGACGAGCCCACCCGGGGCATCGACGTGGGCGCGCGGGCCGCGATCTACGAGGTCATCGCCGATCTGGCGCGGGAGGGGATGGCCGTCATCGTGGTGAGTTCGGACCTGGAGGAGGTGCTGGGGCTCGCCCACCGGGTGATGGTGCTCGCGCGCGGGCGCAACATGGGCGTCCTGGACCGCAGCGAGGCGAGCGGCGTGGCCGTCATGGAGCTGGCGACCGCGTGA
- a CDS encoding SDR family NAD(P)-dependent oxidoreductase, translating to MPRSCSSAIRVDPTGPFNVIRPAAQAMLDDTPNGDGERGVTVNTAPVAAFDGQIGQAASSASRGGVAGMTRPMARDPARSGIRVVTVAPGLFGTPMPVGHILASARLDGETIRLDGAIRMAPR from the coding sequence ATCCCCCGGAGCTGTTCGAGCGCGATCAGGGTCGACCCGACCGGCCCCTTCAACGTCATCCGGCCCGCGGCTCAGGCCATGCTGGACGATACCCCCAACGGGGACGGCGAACGGGGTGTGACCGTGAACACCGCCCCGGTGGCGGCCTTCGACGGGCAGATCGGCCAGGCGGCGTCCTCGGCGAGCAGGGGCGGGGTCGCGGGCATGACGCGCCCGATGGCCCGTGACCCCGCGCGCAGCGGCATCCGGGTCGTCACGGTCGCGCCCGGCCTGTTCGGGACGCCGATGCCGGTGGGGCACATCCTCGCCAGCGCCAGGCTCGACGGCGAGACCATCCGGCTGGACGGGGCGATCCGCATGGCTCCGCGGTGA
- a CDS encoding heavy metal translocating P-type ATPase, with product MSAPRAQLEYFVDGMDCASCVQKVERMVATLPGTAEVKTSFARQTLTLDLDEAQTERATLERNLQSLGYTPSLLNPPAAPAAQAAPGVDAHAGHVHGAPRPGQPWYATGQGRLVVTSGALLALAWLFGFMEPGFATFGYVAATLLGVWPLAKKAYASVRLGDPFSINLLVSLAAIGAVLIGEAAEGAVVVFFFAVGELLEGIAAGRARAGIRALAALAPRTALLVEGGQTREVPADSLAVGQTVQVNPGARVPADGTILSGTSSLDDSPVTGESVPVVKGAGHTVYAGSINQGGVLTVRVDRAARDNTIARIVHLVEEAEGSRAPTARFIDRFSRFYTPGVVAVSALVALVPPLLFGAAWSPWLYKGLALLLIGCPCALVLSVPAAITSGISAGTRRGLLIKGGAALESIGSVKTVAFDKTGTLTAGTPRVTDVVGRDRNEVLRLAAAVESGSSHPLARAITDAARGSNLTLPPATDAQALPGRAVTATVEGRSLSVSSPRHAATVTTLPADLRAAIRDFEEEGRTAVVLLDGAAPLGVIALRDEPRPDAREAVAQLRRLGVNPVMLTGDNARTGRAIADDLGLDVRAELLPEDKLRLVAELRARGGVAMVGDGINDAPALARSDVGIAMGGGTDVALETADAALLGGRVTGVADLVRLSRATLQTIRWNVAFALGLKLIFLVTTLLGSTNLWMAILADTGATALVTANALRLLRWKGEGGPRSSPPVGRPVPQHG from the coding sequence ATGAGTGCGCCCCGGGCCCAACTCGAATACTTCGTGGACGGGATGGACTGCGCGAGCTGCGTGCAGAAGGTGGAGCGAATGGTCGCCACGCTGCCGGGCACGGCCGAGGTGAAGACCAGCTTCGCCCGGCAGACCCTGACCCTGGACCTCGACGAGGCACAGACTGAGCGGGCGACCCTGGAGCGCAACCTCCAGTCCCTCGGCTATACGCCCTCCCTGTTGAACCCGCCCGCGGCCCCAGCGGCGCAGGCCGCCCCGGGGGTGGACGCCCACGCCGGGCACGTCCACGGGGCCCCGAGGCCCGGCCAGCCCTGGTACGCCACCGGGCAGGGCAGGCTGGTCGTGACCTCGGGCGCGCTGCTCGCCCTGGCCTGGCTGTTCGGCTTCATGGAGCCCGGGTTCGCCACCTTCGGGTACGTCGCCGCGACGCTGCTGGGGGTCTGGCCGCTCGCCAAAAAGGCCTACGCGAGCGTCCGCCTCGGGGACCCCTTCTCCATCAACCTGCTCGTCAGCCTCGCGGCCATCGGCGCGGTGCTGATCGGGGAGGCCGCCGAGGGCGCCGTCGTCGTGTTCTTCTTCGCGGTCGGGGAGCTGCTGGAGGGAATCGCCGCCGGGCGGGCGCGGGCGGGCATTCGGGCACTCGCCGCGCTGGCGCCCAGGACCGCCCTGCTCGTGGAGGGCGGCCAGACCCGCGAGGTGCCCGCCGACTCGCTCGCCGTCGGGCAGACCGTGCAGGTCAACCCGGGCGCCCGCGTCCCCGCCGACGGGACCATCCTCTCGGGCACCTCCAGCCTCGACGACAGCCCGGTGACGGGCGAGAGCGTCCCGGTCGTGAAGGGCGCCGGCCACACGGTCTACGCGGGCAGCATCAACCAGGGCGGCGTGCTGACCGTGCGGGTGGACCGGGCCGCCCGCGACAACACCATCGCCCGCATCGTCCACCTCGTCGAGGAGGCGGAGGGCAGCCGGGCGCCGACCGCCCGGTTCATCGACCGCTTCAGCCGCTTTTACACCCCCGGGGTGGTGGCCGTCTCGGCGCTGGTCGCCCTCGTTCCCCCGCTGCTCTTCGGTGCGGCCTGGTCTCCCTGGCTCTACAAGGGCCTCGCCCTGCTGCTGATCGGCTGTCCCTGCGCGCTGGTGCTCAGCGTGCCCGCCGCCATCACGAGCGGCATCAGCGCCGGGACCCGGCGGGGCCTGCTGATCAAGGGCGGCGCGGCCCTGGAGAGCATCGGGAGCGTGAAGACGGTCGCTTTCGACAAGACCGGGACCCTGACGGCCGGAACGCCGCGCGTGACCGACGTGGTGGGCCGGGACCGGAACGAGGTGCTGCGCCTCGCCGCCGCCGTGGAGTCGGGCAGCAGCCACCCGCTCGCCAGGGCGATCACCGACGCCGCGAGGGGGTCGAACCTCACCCTGCCTCCGGCGACGGACGCCCAGGCCCTCCCCGGCAGGGCCGTGACCGCGACGGTGGAGGGCCGGTCCCTCAGCGTCTCCTCGCCCCGGCACGCCGCCACCGTGACGACCCTGCCCGCCGACCTCCGGGCCGCGATTCGGGACTTCGAGGAAGAGGGCCGCACCGCCGTGGTGCTGCTCGACGGCGCGGCGCCGCTGGGCGTCATCGCCCTGCGCGACGAGCCCCGCCCCGATGCCCGGGAGGCCGTCGCGCAGCTTCGCCGCCTCGGCGTGAACCCGGTGATGCTGACCGGCGACAACGCCCGCACCGGCCGGGCCATCGCGGACGACCTCGGCCTGGACGTGCGGGCGGAGTTGCTGCCGGAGGACAAGCTGCGCCTCGTGGCGGAGCTGAGGGCGCGCGGCGGGGTGGCGATGGTCGGGGACGGAATCAACGACGCCCCGGCCCTGGCGCGGTCGGACGTGGGCATCGCGATGGGCGGCGGCACCGACGTGGCCCTGGAGACCGCCGACGCGGCCCTGCTGGGGGGGCGCGTGACGGGCGTGGCCGACCTCGTGCGGCTGTCGCGGGCCACCCTGCAAACCATCCGGTGGAACGTCGCCTTCGCCCTGGGCCTCAAGCTGATCTTCCTGGTCACCACCCTGCTCGGCTCCACCAACCTCTGGATGGCGATTCTCGCCGACACCGGCGCGACCGCCCTCGTCACGGCCAACGCCCTGCGCCTGCTGCGCTGGAAGGGCGAGGGTGGCCCCCGCTCCTCCCCCCCGGTCGGTCGGCCCGTTCCCCAACATGGCTGA
- a CDS encoding ATP-binding cassette domain-containing protein: MTERPFIEVRGARENNLKGVSLDIPRGQITVFTGVSGSGKSSLVFDTIAAEAQRQLNETFTAFVQGFLPHDGQPDVERIGHLNAPIIDQKRVGGGARSTVGT; the protein is encoded by the coding sequence ATGACCGAAAGGCCGTTCATCGAAGTGCGTGGCGCCCGCGAGAACAACCTCAAGGGCGTCTCCCTGGACATCCCCAGGGGGCAGATCACGGTGTTTACCGGTGTGTCGGGTTCCGGCAAGTCGTCCCTGGTCTTCGACACCATCGCCGCCGAGGCGCAGCGCCAGCTCAACGAGACCTTCACCGCCTTCGTGCAGGGCTTCTTGCCGCATGACGGCCAGCCGGACGTCGAGCGCATCGGGCACCTGAACGCGCCCATCATCGACCAGAAGCGGGTCGGCGGCGGCGCGCGCTCCACCGTGGGAACGTAG
- a CDS encoding metalloregulator ArsR/SmtB family transcription factor: protein MTVRPAAPRSGRETSTASQDDGCEVTCVHPGAVARVRTALPGAQCVEDATTLLKVVADPTRFRILSALNVEELCVCDLAAVVGISESAVSHQLRLLRAHRLVTFRKEGRVAYYRLLDAHITGLIGGAMDHVRE from the coding sequence GTGACGGTGCGCCCCGCTGCCCCGCGCTCTGGTCGGGAAACGAGCACCGCCTCCCAGGACGACGGGTGTGAGGTCACCTGCGTCCACCCGGGGGCGGTCGCCCGCGTCCGCACCGCCCTGCCGGGCGCGCAGTGCGTGGAAGACGCCACCACCCTGCTCAAGGTCGTCGCCGACCCCACCCGCTTCCGCATCCTCAGCGCGCTCAACGTCGAGGAGCTGTGTGTGTGCGACCTCGCGGCGGTGGTGGGCATCAGCGAGAGTGCGGTCAGCCACCAGCTCCGGCTGCTCCGCGCCCACCGGCTGGTGACCTTCCGCAAGGAGGGGCGCGTCGCCTATTACCGCCTGCTCGACGCGCACATCACGGGGTTGATCGGCGGGGCGATGGACCACGTGCGCGAATGA
- a CDS encoding SDR family NAD(P)-dependent oxidoreductase: MEELSRFKDQVVVVTGASRGLGRGIALRFAREGANVVVSSNEERVHEVAAELETLGAQALAVVCDVTKKDEVEALYARTVERFGRVDISVQNAGVITIARVEDLTESEWDLVMDVNTKGVFLCCQAAARHMLGQGYGRLINTASGQARDGFIYTPHYAASKMGVVGITQSLAKELATRGVTVNAICPGIIATEMWQYNDEHWGRLLGSSGQGQLMQAWATEKIPMQRVGTPEEVAGLVAFLASRDAAYITGQTINVDGGLIMS, translated from the coding sequence ATGGAAGAGCTGAGCCGCTTCAAAGATCAGGTCGTCGTCGTCACGGGGGCGAGCCGGGGGCTGGGCCGGGGGATCGCCCTGCGCTTCGCCCGGGAGGGCGCGAACGTGGTCGTCAGCTCCAACGAGGAGCGCGTGCACGAGGTCGCCGCCGAGCTGGAGACCCTGGGCGCGCAGGCCCTCGCCGTCGTCTGCGACGTGACGAAGAAGGACGAGGTGGAGGCGCTGTACGCGCGGACGGTCGAGCGCTTCGGCCGGGTGGATATCTCCGTCCAGAACGCCGGGGTCATCACCATCGCCCGGGTCGAGGACCTCACCGAGTCGGAGTGGGACCTCGTGATGGACGTGAACACCAAGGGCGTGTTCCTGTGCTGCCAGGCGGCGGCGCGGCACATGCTGGGGCAGGGATACGGCCGCCTGATCAACACCGCTTCCGGGCAGGCGCGCGACGGCTTCATCTACACGCCGCACTACGCCGCGTCGAAGATGGGGGTGGTCGGCATCACCCAGAGCCTCGCCAAGGAGCTGGCGACCCGGGGCGTCACCGTCAACGCGATCTGCCCGGGCATCATCGCGACCGAGATGTGGCAGTACAACGACGAACACTGGGGCCGCCTGCTGGGAAGCTCGGGCCAGGGCCAACTGATGCAGGCCTGGGCCACCGAGAAGATTCCCATGCAGCGGGTCGGCACGCCGGAGGAGGTCGCCGGGCTCGTCGCGTTCCTCGCGTCCAGGGACGCGGCGTACATCACGGGCCAGACCATCAACGTGGACGGCGGCCTGATCATGTCCTGA
- a CDS encoding SDR family oxidoreductase yields MDLFSLTGQTAFVTGAGSGIGQRLAVGLAEAGADVACFDLPGSEGLAETVGQIGALGRRALALTGSVTQAEDLAAAIARTEAELGPVSVAVNSAGIANAFPAEEMELAQWQRMLDINLTGVFLSCQAEARVMLPRGRGTIINIASMSGDIVNRGLLQAHYNTSKAGVIHLTRSLAMEWATRGVRVNAISPGYTLTPMNLRPEVAEQRRVFESETPLGRMATVDEMVGPAIFLATRASSFCTGIDLLVDGGFTCW; encoded by the coding sequence ATGGACCTCTTCTCTTTGACTGGACAGACCGCCTTCGTCACCGGCGCGGGCAGCGGCATCGGGCAACGCCTCGCGGTGGGGCTCGCCGAGGCCGGGGCGGACGTGGCGTGCTTCGACCTGCCGGGCAGCGAGGGCCTGGCCGAGACCGTGGGGCAGATTGGGGCCCTCGGACGGCGCGCCCTCGCGCTGACGGGAAGTGTGACCCAGGCCGAGGACCTCGCCGCCGCCATCGCGCGCACCGAGGCGGAGCTGGGCCCGGTCAGCGTCGCCGTGAACAGCGCCGGGATCGCCAACGCCTTTCCCGCCGAGGAGATGGAACTCGCGCAGTGGCAGCGGATGCTCGACATCAACCTGACCGGGGTGTTCCTGTCCTGCCAGGCGGAGGCGCGCGTCATGCTGCCCCGGGGCCGGGGCACCATCATCAACATCGCCTCCATGTCGGGTGACATCGTGAACCGGGGCCTCCTGCAAGCGCACTACAACACCTCCAAGGCGGGCGTCATCCACCTCACGCGCAGCCTGGCGATGGAGTGGGCGACCCGGGGCGTGCGCGTGAACGCCATCAGCCCCGGCTACACCCTGACGCCCATGAACCTGCGCCCCGAGGTGGCCGAGCAGCGCCGGGTCTTCGAGTCGGAAACGCCGCTGGGCCGCATGGCGACCGTGGACGAGATGGTCGGCCCGGCGATCTTCCTCGCCACGCGGGCCTCCTCGTTTTGCACCGGAATCGACCTGCTGGTGGACGGCGGCTTCACCTGCTGGTGA
- a CDS encoding sugar ABC transporter substrate-binding protein, with protein MTRPRMITLAVSALTLLLAASPAQAQTPGKKVTIGLAVANLQANFFNQIKQSVERTAGAQGITVITVDAKGDSATQVSQIQDLIARGVDAIIYIPAGATAAAVPVRAARAAGIPVVNVDRNAAGAPGDTFIATDSVAAARTLGDYVCKQTGGKGNVAIIQGQLGTTPEQDRDKGFTQALAKCAGLKVVARQASTAWAQDEGFNIAQDMLQKNPDITVFFGRADALALGAAQATKVGGQGGKIMVVGFDGDTAGLQAVQSGTLAATMTQRTQYMGQLAVRSALDLINKKAVPKVQLQAATLTTRANVAPFLKNHP; from the coding sequence ATGACCCGTCCCCGCATGATCACCCTCGCCGTCTCCGCCCTCACCCTGCTGCTCGCCGCGTCCCCGGCGCAGGCCCAGACCCCCGGCAAGAAGGTGACCATCGGGCTGGCGGTCGCCAACCTCCAGGCCAACTTCTTCAACCAGATCAAGCAGTCGGTCGAGCGCACCGCCGGGGCGCAGGGCATCACCGTGATCACGGTGGACGCCAAGGGCGACTCGGCCACCCAGGTCAGCCAGATTCAGGACCTGATCGCCCGGGGCGTGGACGCCATCATCTACATCCCGGCGGGTGCCACCGCCGCCGCCGTGCCGGTGCGGGCCGCCCGCGCCGCCGGGATTCCCGTGGTGAACGTCGACCGCAACGCCGCCGGGGCCCCCGGGGACACCTTTATCGCCACCGACAGCGTGGCCGCCGCCCGGACGCTGGGCGACTACGTGTGCAAGCAGACGGGCGGCAAGGGCAACGTGGCGATCATCCAGGGCCAGCTCGGCACCACCCCCGAGCAGGACCGCGACAAGGGCTTTACCCAGGCGCTCGCCAAGTGCGCGGGCCTCAAGGTCGTCGCCAGGCAGGCCAGCACCGCCTGGGCGCAGGACGAGGGCTTCAACATCGCGCAGGACATGCTCCAGAAGAACCCCGACATCACCGTCTTCTTCGGGCGGGCGGACGCCCTCGCGCTGGGCGCCGCGCAGGCCACCAAGGTCGGGGGCCAGGGCGGCAAGATCATGGTCGTCGGCTTCGACGGGGACACGGCGGGCCTGCAAGCCGTGCAGTCGGGGACGCTGGCCGCCACGATGACCCAGCGCACCCAGTACATGGGCCAGCTCGCGGTGAGGTCGGCGCTCGACCTGATCAACAAGAAGGCCGTGCCCAAGGTCCAACTGCAAGCGGCCACCCTGACGACGAGGGCCAACGTCGCGCCGTTCCTGAAAAACCACCCCTGA
- a CDS encoding tyrosine-type recombinase/integrase — protein MTLDRYQGNLLTQTRQWTNLHDDELRRRAVQAAGDKDMDALVSLTTAFLAHQGGSGVLTSPRTVEAYALGTRQFVAYAQGQAVNLLRPGRHDAQGYINALLAAGRRPAGVQLKVAAASCLYRALRWAGATEADPFRDARVPRDPTPGIVKRPPYSEDELADVLEQADVHARFLLFLTAHAGLRISEALGLEWADLDEAARRIQVRSGKGRRGRVVAMSSSLARATRHYRGLYAPGGPDHTDGKRTTPPTRVFRYADMMTARYHVEKAFKAAGVKFRGFHPGRKYAGTRLLRQIKDFGRVAAHLGHSSVDTTRKGYAQLAADDLKDDLAGW, from the coding sequence ATGACGCTCGACCGGTACCAGGGAAATCTCCTCACCCAGACGCGGCAATGGACCAACCTGCACGATGACGAGCTGCGCCGCCGGGCCGTGCAGGCCGCCGGGGACAAGGACATGGACGCCCTCGTTTCCCTCACGACCGCCTTCCTCGCCCACCAGGGCGGGAGCGGTGTTCTGACCAGTCCGCGCACCGTCGAGGCCTATGCACTGGGAACCCGGCAGTTCGTCGCGTACGCCCAGGGACAGGCCGTCAATCTTCTGCGTCCTGGCCGCCACGATGCCCAGGGTTATATCAACGCTTTGCTCGCCGCCGGTCGCCGGCCGGCGGGCGTGCAGCTCAAGGTCGCGGCGGCCTCCTGCCTGTACCGCGCCCTGAGGTGGGCAGGCGCGACCGAGGCCGATCCCTTCCGGGACGCCCGCGTCCCCCGGGACCCCACGCCCGGCATCGTGAAGCGCCCCCCCTACTCGGAGGACGAACTCGCCGATGTGTTGGAGCAAGCGGACGTACATGCCAGGTTCCTGCTCTTCCTGACCGCTCATGCGGGGCTGCGGATCAGTGAGGCGCTCGGGCTGGAATGGGCGGACCTCGATGAAGCGGCCAGGCGAATCCAGGTCCGGTCCGGCAAGGGTCGCAGAGGCCGGGTCGTCGCGATGAGCAGCAGCCTCGCCCGGGCCACCCGGCACTACCGGGGCCTGTATGCCCCTGGTGGCCCTGACCATACCGACGGCAAACGCACGACGCCGCCCACCCGGGTCTTTCGTTACGCCGACATGATGACCGCCCGTTACCACGTGGAAAAGGCGTTCAAGGCCGCCGGGGTGAAGTTCCGGGGCTTCCACCCCGGGCGCAAATACGCGGGCACGCGGCTGCTCAGGCAGATCAAGGATTTCGGGCGGGTGGCGGCACACCTGGGCCACTCCTCGGTGGACACGACGCGCAAGGGGTACGCCCAGCTCGCCGCCGATGACCTGAAAGACGACCTCGCCGGGTGGTGA
- a CDS encoding GAF domain-containing protein: MSSPSTSAASLSERLQDVTEALAAARTPEEVFEVVLEPALDALEAIAGAVLLVGASGDRLEIAATQGYERGAQTVWQDGPLDGNVPAGDALKRHEPLFFEHEGDLKRVYPELEARTGGVAAVATAVLPMFLDDAPLGTIILDFREPHEFTPPEKRFLRTLAAQCAIALGRAQLGRDLEARVAARTAELEEERAALDAFVAYKEAVGGESDVSVLARQALEVVRANIEHVSAAYYEREDERWKARVWSDDIPPEIVAQITAGVSVHAPNYAEAAHSGRPVFVNGWDGRANGVQHAESYGAAAFIPLVIRGETYGLLSVGTRETRAWHEREQALVRAVARGLTVTLERTAHLRQLEVERAELAARTRALEGFADLTRDLALHDDPYVLIRRAQQVVLSLLPDGYALYFEPGGDRWVKQVQTGELRSGALQAVADAGLPYHEAGNLFTPYTTLEPYYQDQYAEETDHLDSEIVAHIGASATFPVMVGGRPRGVFAVVLFGRLRPWSGAERAVMETVVRSLGLALERAEGVGELARRTEELARSNAELEQFAYIASHDLQAPIRAVTSFAGILERRYGPLLDERGRLYLRQIVEGGEHMKRLVDDLLTFSRVHTQQRELSAVDSQAVLNRVVGRLREEAGTQGATISGRELPVVRADAQQLDQLLQNLIANGLKYHREGVAPELHVSARRDGAMWRFAVSDNGIGIEAQYYGRIFEIFQRLHGREQYEGTGIGLAVCKKIVERHGGRLWLESTPGLGTTFFFTLPET, translated from the coding sequence GTGTCCAGCCCGTCCACCTCGGCCGCCTCCCTGAGCGAGCGATTGCAAGACGTGACCGAAGCGCTCGCCGCCGCCAGGACCCCGGAAGAGGTCTTCGAGGTGGTGCTTGAGCCCGCCCTCGACGCCCTGGAAGCCATCGCGGGCGCCGTGCTGCTCGTCGGGGCGTCGGGCGACCGCCTGGAGATCGCCGCCACCCAGGGGTACGAGCGGGGCGCGCAGACGGTGTGGCAAGACGGGCCGCTCGACGGCAACGTGCCCGCGGGGGACGCCCTGAAGCGCCACGAGCCTCTGTTCTTCGAGCACGAGGGCGACCTGAAGCGGGTCTACCCGGAGCTGGAGGCCCGCACGGGGGGCGTGGCCGCCGTCGCCACGGCCGTGCTGCCCATGTTCCTCGACGACGCCCCGCTGGGCACGATCATCCTCGATTTCAGGGAACCGCACGAGTTCACCCCGCCGGAAAAACGCTTCCTGCGCACCCTCGCCGCCCAGTGCGCCATCGCCCTGGGACGCGCACAGCTCGGCCGCGACCTCGAAGCGCGCGTCGCGGCGCGCACCGCCGAGCTGGAGGAGGAGCGCGCGGCCCTGGACGCCTTTGTCGCCTACAAGGAGGCGGTGGGAGGCGAGAGTGACGTGTCCGTCCTGGCCCGGCAGGCCCTGGAGGTCGTGCGCGCCAACATCGAGCACGTCAGCGCCGCGTACTACGAACGTGAAGACGAGCGGTGGAAGGCGCGGGTGTGGTCGGATGACATTCCCCCGGAGATCGTCGCGCAGATCACGGCGGGGGTCTCCGTCCACGCGCCGAACTACGCCGAGGCGGCGCACTCCGGGCGGCCGGTCTTTGTGAACGGCTGGGACGGGCGGGCCAACGGCGTCCAGCACGCCGAGTCCTACGGTGCCGCCGCCTTCATCCCCCTGGTGATTCGGGGGGAGACTTATGGGCTGCTCTCCGTGGGCACCCGGGAGACCCGCGCGTGGCATGAGCGGGAACAGGCCCTGGTGCGGGCGGTCGCCCGGGGACTCACCGTCACCCTGGAGCGCACCGCGCACCTGCGGCAACTGGAGGTGGAACGCGCGGAGCTCGCCGCGCGCACCCGGGCGCTGGAGGGCTTTGCGGACCTCACACGCGACCTCGCCCTGCACGACGACCCCTACGTGCTCATCCGGCGTGCCCAGCAGGTGGTGCTGTCCCTCCTGCCCGACGGGTACGCGCTGTACTTCGAGCCAGGGGGCGACCGCTGGGTCAAGCAGGTCCAGACGGGCGAGCTGCGCAGCGGGGCCTTGCAGGCGGTGGCCGACGCGGGCCTCCCGTACCACGAGGCGGGCAACCTCTTCACGCCCTACACCACCCTGGAGCCGTACTACCAAGACCAGTATGCCGAGGAGACCGATCACCTCGACAGCGAGATCGTGGCCCACATCGGCGCGTCGGCCACCTTTCCCGTCATGGTGGGGGGCCGGCCCCGGGGGGTCTTCGCCGTGGTGCTGTTTGGGAGGCTGCGGCCCTGGTCGGGCGCGGAGCGGGCGGTGATGGAGACGGTGGTGCGCAGTCTGGGCCTGGCCCTGGAGCGGGCCGAGGGGGTGGGCGAGTTGGCCCGGCGCACCGAGGAACTCGCGCGCAGCAACGCGGAACTCGAGCAGTTCGCGTACATTGCCTCGCACGACCTGCAAGCGCCCATCCGGGCCGTGACGAGCTTCGCCGGGATCCTTGAGCGCCGCTACGGGCCGCTGCTCGACGAGCGCGGCAGGCTGTACCTGCGCCAGATCGTGGAGGGCGGCGAACACATGAAGCGGCTGGTGGACGACCTGCTCACCTTTTCCCGCGTTCATACCCAACAGCGCGAACTCAGCGCCGTGGACAGCCAGGCGGTCTTGAACAGGGTGGTGGGGCGGCTCCGGGAAGAGGCCGGGACGCAGGGCGCCACGATCAGCGGCAGGGAGCTGCCCGTGGTCCGGGCGGACGCGCAGCAGCTCGATCAACTGTTGCAGAACCTGATCGCCAATGGGCTGAAGTACCACCGGGAGGGGGTGGCCCCCGAGCTTCACGTCTCGGCCCGGCGCGACGGGGCGATGTGGCGCTTCGCCGTCTCCGACAACGGCATCGGCATCGAGGCGCAGTATTACGGGCGCATCTTCGAGATCTTCCAGCGGCTGCACGGCCGCGAGCAGTACGAGGGCACCGGCATCGGGCTGGCGGTGTGCAAGAAGATCGTCGAGCGTCACGGCGGACGGTTGTGGCTGGAGAGCACCCCGGGCCTGGGCACCACCTTCTTCTTCACCCTCCCGGAAACCTGA